Proteins encoded by one window of Tunturibacter psychrotolerans:
- a CDS encoding arginase family protein, translated as MKRREFLTTAGAAALGLTLDSAYAEGRPGQPPPNAQQATPTYVILGVPLRAGSLYPGNENDAQAYRDADLVKHLNDAGRNAVDAGNLPIPSYLPHHSVPPIRSWPAPRIVWDLLSEHITGILTQPGQIPLLIGCDCSVVVGAAQALSKVTSNNIHVLYIDGDCDDAAPVSSRSQSAASCAVWFLTHDSPFWNGPPLKPAQVSFVGWTTPSQSPETGIRSTSLADLRRIGIRQSAQQILAAIPPSAAILLHLDIDVFRGSDLTAIYFPHEQGLSLEEGRELIGLLLQDPRIRHIEISEYAALRDVGQTSVHQLVQILFDKLPPSKPKATSPC; from the coding sequence ATGAAGAGGCGAGAGTTCCTGACCACGGCGGGCGCAGCTGCACTTGGGCTCACGCTGGACAGCGCGTACGCCGAAGGGCGTCCAGGCCAGCCGCCTCCCAACGCACAGCAGGCAACTCCGACTTACGTAATTCTCGGAGTTCCGCTTCGCGCAGGATCGCTTTATCCCGGAAACGAGAACGACGCTCAAGCCTACCGTGACGCCGATCTCGTAAAGCATCTGAACGATGCCGGTCGCAACGCTGTCGATGCCGGCAATCTCCCGATACCCAGCTATCTTCCCCATCACTCCGTTCCTCCCATCAGAAGCTGGCCAGCCCCGCGAATTGTCTGGGACCTGCTGAGCGAGCACATCACCGGGATACTCACTCAGCCCGGACAAATCCCGCTGTTGATCGGTTGCGACTGCAGCGTTGTCGTAGGCGCCGCCCAAGCCTTAAGCAAGGTCACATCAAACAATATCCACGTCCTCTACATCGACGGAGACTGCGACGACGCCGCGCCTGTCTCTTCCCGCAGTCAGAGCGCTGCCTCCTGCGCCGTCTGGTTTCTCACACATGACTCTCCATTCTGGAACGGTCCCCCCCTCAAACCTGCGCAGGTCTCGTTCGTAGGATGGACCACCCCTTCGCAGTCGCCGGAAACAGGCATCCGGTCAACCTCCCTGGCCGATCTCCGGCGCATCGGGATTCGACAATCAGCGCAGCAGATCCTCGCAGCGATACCACCCTCCGCTGCAATCCTGTTGCACCTGGACATCGACGTCTTCCGCGGAAGCGACCTGACCGCCATCTACTTCCCTCACGAACAAGGACTCAGCCTCGAAGAAGGCAGAGAGTTGATCGGCTTACTCCTTCAGGATCCCCGTATTCGTCACATCGAAATCAGCGAATATGCTGCTCTCCGTGATGTCGGTCAAACCTCCGTACATCAGCTTGTCCAGATCCTCTTCGACAAGCTGCCTCCGTCCAAACCAAAGGCGACCTCTCCATGCTGA
- a CDS encoding type III pantothenate kinase, with protein sequence MLLAMDVGNTNTVLGLYRLSGEATTGSELVANWRITTPSSKLTSDEFGILLRNLFGLKGLEIGVVDGIAISSVVPPLDSTLRQVCELYFHVKPVFVEPGVKTGIPVLTDNPAELGADRIVNCVAAFERFGGPCIVVDMGTATTFDALSKKGEFLGGAIAPGLGISADALFSRAARLPRIDIKKPAKVIGTGTVDNIQIGLYYGYIGLVDGILERMIAEMGPETKTVATGGLAKLIASGSKYIGAVDEMLTLTGLRLIYERNLDRHRRRGA encoded by the coding sequence ATGCTACTGGCAATGGATGTAGGGAACACAAACACCGTCCTCGGGCTATACCGCCTTTCAGGCGAAGCGACAACAGGATCGGAGCTCGTGGCGAACTGGCGCATTACAACCCCGTCCTCCAAACTGACCAGCGATGAGTTCGGCATTTTGCTGCGCAACCTCTTCGGTCTGAAAGGCCTCGAGATCGGAGTCGTCGACGGCATCGCCATCTCATCGGTAGTGCCTCCGTTGGACTCAACCCTGCGGCAGGTCTGCGAACTCTACTTTCACGTCAAGCCCGTCTTCGTCGAACCTGGCGTGAAGACCGGAATTCCCGTTTTGACCGACAATCCCGCCGAGCTGGGTGCGGACAGAATCGTCAACTGCGTCGCAGCCTTCGAACGCTTCGGTGGCCCCTGCATCGTCGTTGACATGGGCACCGCGACCACCTTCGATGCGCTCTCAAAAAAAGGAGAATTTCTCGGCGGCGCAATCGCCCCGGGTCTTGGCATCTCAGCCGACGCGCTATTCTCCCGCGCTGCCCGCCTCCCTCGCATCGACATAAAAAAACCTGCGAAGGTCATCGGAACCGGCACCGTCGACAACATCCAGATCGGTCTCTACTACGGCTACATCGGGCTCGTCGATGGCATCCTTGAACGCATGATCGCCGAGATGGGACCCGAGACGAAGACCGTTGCCACCGGCGGCCTCGCAAAACTAATCGCCAGCGGATCGAAGTACATCGGGGCAGTGGACGAAATGCTGACACTAACTGGCCTGCGCCTCATCTACGAGCGCAATCTGGACCGCCACAGAAGACGTGGAGCCTGA
- the rlmD gene encoding 23S rRNA (uracil(1939)-C(5))-methyltransferase RlmD, producing the protein MKLQIEKAVYGGAGLAHEAAGKTVLVPFTLPGELIEVQLVEQKKTPDEASLLQVMTPSKDRVKPTCSHFGECGGCQYQHAEYPAQVKIKSSILQETLERAGLMALPNIESHIGPPWDYRNRMRLRIEELGGTPRVGYNRRGTNEFLAIHECPISAPILWRAAQSLLHVAAQTPSAARWLTNAVEVEFFTTGDEKKLQMTLFVRKDQPGLAAFCEHLKQVIPELAGAGTSLIKLTGPQRQVQKPHPLESWGTTGLSYRTADEDYWISRGGFFQVNRFLIDELVRIVAADRNGQLAWDLYAGVGLFSRTLAKKFRQVVAVEIAGTDLINSFKGTGKRAVEATTVDFLRHAVIQRERPQLIVVDPPRAGVGTEVCSLLARIAAPEIIYVSCDPVTLARDLKMLVDAGYKLEELHLVDLFPQTFHLETVVVLRK; encoded by the coding sequence ATGAAGTTACAAATTGAAAAAGCCGTCTACGGTGGCGCAGGCCTGGCTCATGAGGCGGCCGGCAAAACAGTCTTAGTGCCATTTACGCTACCGGGTGAACTGATCGAAGTGCAGCTCGTTGAACAGAAAAAAACGCCCGATGAAGCTTCCTTGCTGCAGGTAATGACTCCGTCCAAAGACCGCGTCAAACCAACTTGTTCTCACTTCGGAGAATGCGGCGGATGCCAGTATCAGCACGCCGAGTATCCCGCGCAGGTAAAGATAAAATCATCCATCCTGCAGGAGACCCTTGAACGCGCCGGATTGATGGCGCTTCCGAATATCGAGAGTCACATCGGCCCACCATGGGATTACAGAAACCGCATGCGCTTGCGTATCGAAGAACTGGGCGGCACTCCAAGAGTAGGCTACAACCGTCGAGGCACCAACGAGTTTCTAGCCATTCACGAGTGCCCTATCTCGGCTCCTATCCTTTGGCGTGCCGCACAAAGCCTTCTACATGTGGCAGCGCAAACTCCTTCCGCCGCACGCTGGCTCACCAATGCTGTCGAAGTGGAGTTCTTTACAACCGGCGACGAAAAGAAACTTCAGATGACCCTCTTCGTCCGAAAGGATCAACCGGGACTCGCTGCATTCTGCGAGCACTTGAAACAAGTAATACCGGAGCTCGCAGGTGCCGGCACCTCTCTCATTAAACTCACCGGCCCTCAGCGCCAGGTGCAGAAGCCGCACCCACTGGAGAGTTGGGGCACAACCGGGCTAAGCTATCGCACCGCTGACGAAGACTACTGGATAAGCCGCGGCGGCTTCTTCCAGGTCAACCGCTTCCTCATTGACGAACTTGTTCGAATCGTCGCCGCAGATCGCAACGGCCAACTCGCGTGGGACCTCTACGCCGGCGTGGGACTATTTTCTCGCACCCTCGCAAAGAAATTCCGACAGGTCGTAGCGGTCGAAATCGCGGGCACCGACTTGATAAACTCCTTCAAGGGAACAGGCAAACGCGCCGTAGAAGCAACGACTGTCGACTTTCTGCGCCACGCAGTCATCCAACGCGAACGACCCCAGTTGATTGTCGTGGACCCGCCGCGAGCCGGTGTCGGAACCGAAGTTTGCTCGTTACTGGCGCGAATTGCAGCCCCCGAAATCATCTACGTCTCCTGCGACCCGGTGACTCTGGCTCGCGACTTGAAGATGCTGGTTGACGCAGGCTACAAGCTCGAAGAGCTTCATCTCGTAGACCTGTTTCCTCAGACGTTTCATCTGGAGACAGTAGTAGTTTTGCGTAAATAA
- a CDS encoding DUF2252 family protein, whose amino-acid sequence MRKKVVEIKPADRQAVLEERRRLKMARSAHAYVRGNTLQFYQWLKEDSARKLPQGPPVWICGDCHVGNLGPVANSDGKVEIEIRDLDQTVIGNPAHDLIRLGLSLATAARGSDLPGVTTALMMEEMVKGYCSAMVPQRAKKVTKDPKNLRPVETVLHQAVNREWRHLAQERIEDVKPTIPLGDRFWTLSDEEKEEITKLFETDDARKLITSLKHRDNNAKVRVLDAAYWMKGCSSLGRLRYAVLLGVGPKKDKEYCLVDIKEAVRAAAPAAKNADMPKDFAQRVVTGASNLSPYLGERMLAAKFLGRPVVLRELMPQDLKLEIDRLTREEAVNAASYLACIVGKAHARQMDAATRKRWAAELTRNRSKTLNAPNWMWTSIVELIASHETAYLEHCRLYATA is encoded by the coding sequence ATGCGGAAAAAAGTAGTTGAGATCAAGCCTGCCGATCGCCAAGCTGTACTCGAAGAACGCCGTCGCCTGAAGATGGCACGCTCCGCCCACGCCTATGTCCGTGGAAACACCCTCCAGTTCTACCAATGGCTCAAGGAAGACTCCGCCCGCAAGCTCCCCCAGGGCCCTCCCGTATGGATTTGCGGCGACTGCCACGTCGGCAACCTCGGCCCCGTCGCCAACTCCGACGGCAAAGTCGAGATCGAGATCCGCGACCTCGACCAGACTGTCATCGGCAATCCCGCGCACGACCTCATCCGCCTCGGCCTCTCCCTCGCCACCGCCGCCCGCGGCTCCGACCTGCCCGGCGTCACCACCGCCCTCATGATGGAGGAGATGGTCAAGGGATACTGCAGCGCCATGGTCCCCCAACGCGCAAAGAAGGTGACGAAAGACCCAAAGAACCTGCGCCCCGTCGAGACCGTGCTCCATCAGGCGGTCAACCGCGAGTGGCGCCATCTCGCACAAGAGCGCATCGAAGACGTCAAACCAACCATCCCGCTAGGCGATCGCTTTTGGACGCTCTCTGACGAGGAGAAGGAAGAGATCACGAAACTCTTCGAGACCGACGACGCACGCAAGCTCATCACCTCGCTCAAACACCGCGACAACAACGCAAAGGTCCGCGTGCTCGACGCCGCCTACTGGATGAAGGGTTGCAGCTCCCTCGGCCGTCTTCGCTACGCCGTCCTGCTCGGCGTAGGCCCAAAGAAAGACAAGGAGTACTGCCTCGTCGACATCAAGGAGGCCGTTCGAGCCGCCGCACCCGCTGCGAAGAACGCCGACATGCCAAAAGACTTCGCCCAGCGAGTCGTTACCGGTGCCTCCAACCTGTCTCCGTATCTTGGCGAACGCATGCTGGCCGCAAAGTTCCTCGGACGCCCGGTCGTTCTCCGCGAACTCATGCCCCAGGATCTCAAGCTCGAGATCGACCGCCTCACCCGCGAAGAGGCCGTCAACGCGGCAAGCTATCTCGCCTGCATCGTCGGAAAAGCCCACGCCCGCCAGATGGACGCTGCTACCCGCAAGCGATGGGCGGCAGAGCTTACCAGAAACCGGTCAAAGACCCTCAACGCCCCAAACTGGATGTGGACCAGCATCGTCGAGCTCATCGCCAGCCACGAAACCGCCTACCTTGAACACTGCCGCCTCTACGCAACCGCGTAA
- a CDS encoding ABC transporter permease has protein sequence MNKLELSSLYQLTMMRFRLFLREPEAVFWIFVFPILLAAGLAIAFRNRPPDVLQVGATTPQLTQALNSDKGLTATTMDESSGTKALATGRIVLLAIQKPDATVYEYDSTNPDARSARLLADQAIQNADGRRDAVKTQNQFIHETGSRYIDFVIPGLLGMNLMGSAMWGMGFSIVDARQKKLLKRLVASPMPRWQYLMSFLLSRLVMLVIEVAVFLGFSRVAFGVPFRGSLVQLAFLCVLTSLAFSALGLLTASRVKTIEAASGLMNLVMLPMWILSGVFFSATRFPAVIQPFVRALPLTAAIDALRGNMLQGMSVQQLIAPVAILLAWLIIPFAISLRIFRWR, from the coding sequence ATGAATAAGCTCGAGCTAAGCAGCCTCTATCAGCTGACAATGATGCGCTTCCGGCTCTTTCTTCGCGAACCGGAGGCAGTCTTCTGGATCTTCGTCTTTCCCATCTTGCTGGCCGCCGGCCTGGCCATCGCCTTCCGCAACCGGCCGCCGGACGTCCTGCAAGTCGGCGCAACCACCCCGCAGCTAACACAGGCGCTGAACAGCGACAAAGGCCTGACAGCGACCACGATGGACGAATCATCGGGCACAAAGGCCCTGGCTACCGGACGCATCGTGCTGCTGGCAATCCAGAAACCCGACGCGACCGTCTACGAATACGACTCGACTAACCCCGACGCACGGAGTGCGCGTCTGCTTGCCGATCAAGCCATCCAGAATGCTGATGGCCGCCGGGACGCCGTCAAAACGCAAAATCAGTTCATTCACGAAACCGGATCGCGTTACATCGACTTCGTCATACCTGGTCTCCTCGGGATGAATCTGATGGGTTCTGCCATGTGGGGCATGGGATTTTCTATCGTGGATGCCCGGCAAAAGAAGTTACTGAAACGCCTCGTAGCTTCGCCGATGCCTCGCTGGCAATATCTGATGTCGTTCCTGCTCTCCCGTCTTGTCATGCTGGTGATTGAAGTGGCGGTCTTCCTCGGCTTCTCCCGCGTTGCCTTCGGCGTGCCATTCCGGGGATCGCTCGTGCAACTGGCGTTTCTCTGTGTCCTAACTTCACTAGCGTTTTCTGCGTTGGGCTTGCTGACAGCCTCACGCGTCAAAACCATCGAAGCTGCCTCAGGCCTCATGAATTTAGTCATGTTGCCCATGTGGATCCTCTCAGGCGTCTTCTTTTCGGCCACGCGCTTCCCCGCCGTGATCCAGCCATTCGTCCGGGCTCTCCCGCTTACCGCGGCGATCGACGCATTGCGCGGCAACATGCTTCAGGGAATGAGCGTCCAGCAGCTGATCGCGCCCGTAGCCATCCTCCTCGCATGGCTCATAATCCCCTTCGCCATCTCCCTGCGAATCTTCCGCTGGCGCTAG
- a CDS encoding ComEC/Rec2 family competence protein → MKTGKTTEPNPDLWPKAVARVPALQFRRAPLLTAVCWFALGEVMARNHKPTVILLLAMFLLCALAFAGLRWSLRIAILPLAALWMALGLFCAELQPAPPTQHTLKAYADGLSRQVQGRVVRVRELAPQHEDSDHDKEVGWWAEKEEAEEAAAVGALSVDIQVDSVEEVTPDVAWMAPVRGGVRINIVADKPSAQSLAPTFSSALPTLKCGDLVQAPMRMKVAEYYRDPGAWQYADYLLAQGIGAHASVRASKVSILKESALAPPLQSDRAAQWQCRVFAAQSWASGRVLGYIHSKANRGLPRVLRLNDDDGGMLNAMLFGDRAGLNKTQRVGFERTGSFHLFVVSGMHVGLLAGLVFWLASRLKLRDWFATLLTIVLTFGYALLTGFGAPVQRALFMTTVFLLARLLTRDRNVLNALGAAAMAVLVLSPSALFEASFQMTFLAIVAIGGIAIPLGERSFLPYARAAEHLWDRWGDAALPPRVAQFRLMLRLWSEAIANILGHWATRLPAAIVRGTLWALELSLIGVVAEMVMVLPMAVYFHRATMFAVPTNMLSVPLVAILAPTAVVTFCASLVSPWIALLPGAMTALLLHGVTGVIAHISSVHAADLRVPGPVWWVSTMAVAAWAFCCWAVRQSRAWAWAAVIMLPIVAAFVLWPEHAVVSPGMMEVTAIDVGQGDSIFIAAPDGETMLIDAGGPVGGVTEAAEATSRFDVGEEVVSPYLWSRRFRRLDVVALSHAHSDHMGGMPAILRNFRPRELWVSIDPNSDAYRSLLSEAKDLGITVRHFYAGTQLAWGGTQITMLAPETSYANPRDPVNNDSLVMRMQYGNASVLLEGDAEAPSEREMLAHGRIVPVTLLKVGHHGSRTSTTQEFFNAAAPKDAVVSVGKGNTFGHPRYEVVERIAEARTKLYRTDEFGLTTFLLGRDGKIRELVDASNP, encoded by the coding sequence TTGAAGACCGGAAAAACGACCGAGCCGAACCCCGATCTTTGGCCGAAGGCAGTGGCACGTGTTCCCGCACTCCAGTTCCGCCGCGCTCCTCTTCTGACCGCAGTCTGCTGGTTCGCACTGGGCGAGGTGATGGCACGCAATCACAAGCCAACCGTCATCCTTCTCCTCGCCATGTTCTTGCTGTGCGCGTTAGCCTTTGCCGGCCTGCGATGGTCTCTTCGAATCGCAATCCTCCCACTAGCAGCACTGTGGATGGCACTTGGCCTCTTCTGCGCGGAGCTGCAACCGGCTCCTCCAACGCAACACACTCTCAAAGCCTACGCGGATGGCCTAAGCAGGCAGGTTCAAGGCCGCGTCGTGCGAGTCCGCGAGTTGGCTCCGCAACACGAAGACTCCGATCACGATAAAGAGGTCGGATGGTGGGCCGAGAAAGAGGAGGCCGAGGAAGCCGCAGCGGTCGGTGCACTCTCGGTCGATATTCAGGTCGATTCCGTCGAAGAGGTCACGCCCGATGTTGCATGGATGGCCCCCGTCCGAGGCGGCGTTCGCATCAATATCGTCGCTGACAAACCTTCAGCACAAAGCCTCGCTCCAACTTTCTCCTCAGCTCTTCCAACGCTCAAGTGCGGTGATCTCGTACAAGCCCCCATGCGCATGAAAGTGGCCGAGTACTACCGCGATCCCGGAGCATGGCAGTACGCGGACTACCTTCTCGCGCAAGGCATAGGCGCTCACGCCAGTGTGCGAGCCTCGAAGGTCTCGATCCTCAAAGAGTCTGCCCTCGCTCCCCCTCTGCAGTCTGACCGAGCAGCACAGTGGCAGTGCCGAGTCTTCGCGGCGCAAAGCTGGGCTTCCGGGCGCGTTCTCGGCTACATTCATTCGAAGGCAAATCGTGGACTCCCTAGAGTCCTCCGACTCAACGACGACGACGGCGGGATGCTGAACGCGATGTTGTTCGGCGACCGCGCCGGCCTGAACAAAACTCAGCGGGTAGGATTTGAGCGCACCGGATCCTTCCATCTTTTTGTCGTCTCAGGGATGCACGTCGGGCTGCTTGCCGGCCTTGTCTTCTGGCTCGCCAGCAGACTGAAGTTGCGCGATTGGTTCGCAACGCTGCTCACCATAGTCCTCACCTTTGGATACGCGCTGCTCACAGGCTTTGGTGCGCCGGTGCAACGAGCCCTCTTCATGACAACTGTCTTCCTCTTGGCGCGTCTGCTAACGCGAGACCGCAACGTGCTGAATGCCTTGGGCGCGGCGGCGATGGCGGTCCTGGTACTGTCTCCAAGCGCCTTATTCGAGGCAAGCTTTCAGATGACCTTTCTCGCAATCGTCGCCATCGGCGGCATTGCAATCCCGCTAGGAGAGCGCAGCTTCCTGCCCTACGCCCGTGCCGCGGAGCACCTCTGGGATCGCTGGGGCGATGCAGCACTTCCACCTCGCGTGGCACAGTTTCGTCTTATGCTCCGACTGTGGAGCGAAGCCATCGCCAACATCTTAGGCCACTGGGCCACCAGATTGCCCGCAGCAATCGTCCGCGGCACTCTTTGGGCGCTGGAGCTATCGCTGATAGGCGTAGTCGCAGAGATGGTGATGGTGCTACCGATGGCAGTCTACTTCCACCGCGCCACCATGTTTGCGGTCCCCACAAATATGTTGAGCGTGCCGTTGGTAGCGATTCTCGCACCCACTGCAGTCGTTACATTTTGTGCCTCTCTCGTCAGCCCCTGGATCGCGTTACTCCCCGGCGCAATGACAGCTCTTCTCCTCCACGGAGTCACCGGAGTGATCGCCCATATCAGTTCGGTTCACGCAGCCGATCTGCGCGTACCTGGTCCAGTCTGGTGGGTCTCCACGATGGCAGTAGCCGCATGGGCTTTTTGCTGCTGGGCTGTACGGCAATCACGCGCATGGGCGTGGGCTGCAGTCATTATGCTGCCAATCGTCGCGGCGTTCGTACTCTGGCCAGAACACGCGGTCGTATCGCCAGGCATGATGGAGGTGACCGCAATCGATGTCGGCCAGGGCGACTCCATCTTCATCGCAGCACCGGACGGTGAGACCATGTTGATCGATGCCGGCGGCCCCGTCGGCGGAGTCACCGAAGCAGCCGAAGCCACCAGCCGCTTCGACGTCGGCGAAGAAGTGGTCTCGCCCTATCTCTGGTCACGCAGATTTCGCCGACTCGATGTCGTCGCGCTAAGTCACGCCCACAGCGACCACATGGGCGGAATGCCCGCAATCCTCCGCAACTTCCGTCCCCGCGAACTCTGGGTCAGCATCGACCCAAACTCTGACGCCTATCGTTCGCTTCTGAGCGAAGCAAAAGATCTCGGCATCACCGTGCGCCACTTCTACGCAGGCACGCAGCTCGCGTGGGGTGGAACACAGATCACGATGCTCGCGCCCGAGACCAGTTACGCCAATCCCAGAGATCCCGTCAACAACGATTCGCTGGTGATGCGAATGCAGTACGGCAACGCCTCTGTTTTGTTGGAGGGCGACGCAGAAGCTCCCAGCGAACGCGAGATGCTCGCGCACGGAAGAATCGTGCCAGTCACTCTCCTGAAGGTCGGCCACCACGGCAGCCGCACCTCGACGACTCAGGAGTTTTTCAATGCCGCCGCTCCCAAGGACGCAGTCGTTTCGGTCGGCAAGGGGAATACTTTTGGTCACCCCCGCTACGAAGTGGTCGAACGAATTGCGGAAGCTCGGACTAAGCTGTATCGAACGGATGAGTTCGGCCTGACCACATTCCTGCTGGGACGGGATGGAAAAATCCGAGAGCTTGTCGACGCATCTAATCCGTGA
- the nadC gene encoding carboxylating nicotinate-nucleotide diphosphorylase codes for MDWKSKRIRTILEAALAEDKVANDVTTALTIPPDLRASGTIIAKQACVVSGLGCIPVFLDIFAKMSPATVGRFEVISHPEIFDGVKVKKGQTLAVIRHNARAILSCERVILNLMQRMSGIATLTNEFVKAVAGTKTKVLDTRKTIPGLRALDKYAVCCGGGVNHRLDLQDGILIKNNHISLGGGLPTVLERALEGRETGQVVQVEVRSQAELDQAIAGGAESILLDNMTPSQVKKAIRQIRATLPNVPVEASGNMNLKTVRAYALAGVDFVSVGALTHSAAATDLSMRITADIY; via the coding sequence ATGGACTGGAAGAGCAAACGGATCCGCACCATCCTTGAAGCTGCCCTGGCAGAAGACAAAGTCGCCAACGACGTCACCACTGCTCTAACGATCCCGCCAGACCTGCGAGCCTCCGGAACCATCATCGCGAAGCAGGCCTGCGTCGTCTCAGGACTCGGCTGCATCCCTGTCTTTCTCGACATCTTCGCAAAGATGTCCCCCGCCACCGTAGGCCGATTCGAGGTCATCAGCCACCCCGAGATCTTTGACGGCGTAAAGGTGAAGAAGGGTCAAACCCTCGCCGTCATCCGCCACAACGCCCGGGCGATCCTCTCCTGCGAGCGCGTGATCCTTAACCTAATGCAGCGCATGAGCGGCATCGCGACCCTGACCAACGAGTTCGTCAAAGCCGTCGCTGGCACAAAGACAAAAGTCCTCGACACGCGCAAAACCATACCCGGCCTTCGTGCACTCGACAAGTACGCAGTCTGCTGTGGCGGAGGCGTCAATCATCGCCTCGACCTGCAGGACGGCATCCTCATCAAGAACAACCACATCTCGCTCGGTGGCGGCCTCCCCACAGTGCTCGAACGCGCGCTGGAAGGCCGCGAGACCGGCCAAGTCGTGCAGGTCGAAGTCCGCAGTCAGGCGGAACTCGACCAGGCCATCGCCGGCGGCGCAGAGTCAATCCTGCTCGACAACATGACGCCATCGCAGGTAAAAAAAGCGATCAGGCAGATCCGCGCAACCCTGCCAAACGTTCCGGTCGAAGCCTCCGGCAATATGAATTTGAAGACAGTCCGCGCTTACGCGTTAGCCGGAGTGGACTTCGTCTCCGTCGGCGCGCTCACCCACTCAGCCGCTGCAACCGACCTGAGCATGCGCATCACAGCGGATATCTACTGA
- a CDS encoding biotin--[acetyl-CoA-carboxylase] ligase: MADSFDVSSVAAALTGTAFADRLQHLPTVGSTNLLAIEAAQLGASHGSVWVADEQTAGRGRGGHAWHSIPGDGLYLSVLLRPQMALVDALWLSLATGLAAQAAIAAVTGLQPDIRWPNDLLLAEKKCGGILVETSAIASHSDTPTLLRFAVVGIGINVNHQSFPPDIEAVATSLRHESGNPYSRERLLSELLRALDQQIKLLEGELRGASTSPKLLERFESASTWVRGKRVRVDETGGYTGVTTGLDSRGFLRVAGDDGEFHTVLSGGVRPF, translated from the coding sequence GTGGCCGATTCATTTGACGTATCCTCCGTTGCGGCCGCGCTCACAGGCACAGCATTCGCAGACCGTTTGCAGCATCTCCCAACGGTAGGGTCCACCAACCTGCTGGCAATCGAAGCCGCACAGTTGGGCGCCTCTCATGGCAGCGTCTGGGTGGCCGACGAGCAGACCGCAGGACGCGGCCGTGGCGGACACGCTTGGCACTCGATCCCCGGCGACGGACTCTATCTCAGCGTGCTCCTGCGCCCTCAGATGGCACTCGTCGACGCGCTCTGGCTTTCACTCGCCACCGGTCTCGCGGCACAAGCCGCAATCGCCGCCGTCACCGGCCTCCAACCCGACATTCGCTGGCCGAACGATCTTCTCCTCGCCGAAAAAAAGTGCGGCGGCATCCTCGTCGAGACCTCTGCCATCGCTTCACACTCCGACACACCAACCTTGCTGCGATTCGCCGTCGTCGGCATCGGCATCAACGTAAATCACCAGAGCTTCCCCCCGGATATTGAAGCGGTAGCGACCTCGCTGCGGCACGAGAGCGGAAACCCGTACTCCCGCGAACGCCTGCTGAGCGAGCTCCTCCGTGCTCTCGATCAACAAATTAAGCTTCTCGAAGGCGAACTGCGCGGCGCATCCACTAGCCCAAAGCTGCTGGAGAGATTTGAGTCAGCCTCCACCTGGGTGCGCGGTAAACGTGTTCGAGTGGACGAGACAGGCGGATATACTGGCGTGACGACTGGGCTGGACTCGCGTGGATTTCTGCGCGTTGCGGGAGACGATGGAGAATTTCACACCGTCCTCTCCGGCGGAGTCCGACCGTTCTAG
- a CDS encoding ABC transporter ATP-binding protein: MLNTKSQADRPALLLRGVHKTFADVVAVNGIDLEVTPGECFGLLGPNGAGKTTTIEICEGLTVPDSGEVELLSLNWPNNAGELRQRIGIQLQETQFSEKSTVDETLRLFRSFFRRGLTVDESIRTAQLEEKRVARVGTLSGGQKQRLAMACALVGDPELLFLDEPTTGLDPQARRHLWDLVDRLKKEGRTIILTTHYMDEAERLCDRVAIMDHGRIIALDTPQQLIASVGGEHIVEFAAINRENGDGLIDPALLTAIQGVESHRLTAGVHQVSVRELHTAVPQIFAVLTAHGLNLSEFRTHSATLEDVFVSLTGRNLRDE, from the coding sequence ATGCTGAATACAAAGTCGCAGGCAGACCGTCCGGCGCTGCTATTACGTGGAGTCCACAAAACGTTCGCTGATGTCGTTGCCGTGAATGGCATCGATCTCGAAGTAACGCCGGGCGAATGTTTTGGCCTTCTAGGGCCCAACGGCGCAGGGAAGACAACCACCATTGAGATCTGCGAGGGGCTCACCGTTCCCGACAGCGGAGAGGTAGAGTTGCTCAGCCTCAACTGGCCCAACAACGCAGGAGAACTTCGCCAGCGCATCGGCATCCAACTCCAGGAAACTCAGTTCTCCGAGAAGTCGACAGTCGATGAGACGCTGCGCCTCTTCCGAAGCTTCTTCCGACGCGGACTCACAGTCGACGAATCGATCAGGACGGCACAGCTCGAAGAAAAGCGCGTCGCGCGCGTAGGAACTCTTTCCGGCGGCCAAAAACAGCGTCTCGCAATGGCATGTGCTCTCGTAGGCGATCCCGAACTGCTCTTTCTCGATGAGCCCACGACGGGGCTCGACCCACAGGCGCGGCGTCATCTGTGGGATCTCGTGGACCGGCTGAAGAAGGAAGGCCGCACCATCATCCTAACCACCCACTACATGGATGAAGCCGAGCGGCTGTGTGATCGCGTCGCCATAATGGACCACGGCCGCATCATCGCGCTCGACACTCCGCAGCAACTCATCGCTTCGGTTGGCGGCGAGCACATCGTGGAGTTCGCCGCAATCAATCGTGAAAACGGAGACGGCCTGATAGATCCCGCGCTGTTGACGGCAATTCAAGGTGTCGAGTCGCATCGTCTCACCGCAGGAGTACACCAGGTCTCCGTGCGCGAACTGCACACAGCAGTACCGCAGATCTTCGCCGTACTCACCGCACACGGGCTGAACCTGAGCGAGTTTCGCACGCATTCAGCCACGCTCGAGGACGTCTTCGTCAGCCTCACCGGAAGGAATTTGCGCGATGAATAA